The DNA region AAGACCGCTTGCCTACTGGCACAGCCGGGTGATGTAATTCTCGTAGCCGGAAAAGGCCATGAAAACTATCAGGAGATTAAGGGAGTGAAACATCATTTCGATGATAAAGAAGAATTAAAAGCGATAATGTTTTAGAGTAATAGGGTGATAGAGTGATATTACTTTACCACCTTATCACAGCAAATAGTCAAATTATGTTGTATTATTTATTTCAATGGTTAGACAAGTATGACATTCCCGGCGCGGGTATGTTTGGATATACATCATTCCGGGCTTTGATGGCAATCATCCTTGCATTGCTCATTTCAAGCATCTGGGGAGATCGTTTTATCAACCTGCTGAAACGGAAACAGATTACGGAAACACAACGTGATGCCAGCATCGATCCGTTCGGGGTGAACAAGGTAGGTGTACCGAGCATGGGGGGAGTCATTATCATTGTAGCAATTCTCATTCCGTGTCTGCTACTGGGTAAGTTGAGTAATATCTATATGATATTGATGCTGATTACCACGGTATGGCTGGGGTCATTAGGATTTGCCGATGATTATATCAAGATTTTCAAGAAAGACAAAGAAGGCCTGCACGGAAAGTTCAAGATTATCGGACAGGTAGGATTGGGATTAATCGTGGGGCTTACCTTATACCTGAGCCCGCAAGCTGTTATCCGCGAAAACATTGAAGTGCAGAAACCCGGGCAGGAAGTGGAGGTTATTCATGCGGGACAAGACATTAAGTCGACGCAGACTACCATCCCCTTCTTCAAAAGCAATAACCTGGATTATGCTGATTTCGTAAGTTTTATGGGTAAACATGCGCAAACGGCAGGTTGGGTACTGTTTGTGATTATCACTATATTCGTAGTGACAGCCGTCAGCAATGGCGCCAATCTGAATGATGGAATGGACGGTATGGCGGCAGGAAACTCGGCAATTATAGGTTTGGCACTGGGAATTTTAGCTTATGTATCCAGCCACATCGAATATGCCGGTTATC from Bacteroides sp. MSB163 includes:
- the mraY gene encoding phospho-N-acetylmuramoyl-pentapeptide-transferase is translated as MLYYLFQWLDKYDIPGAGMFGYTSFRALMAIILALLISSIWGDRFINLLKRKQITETQRDASIDPFGVNKVGVPSMGGVIIIVAILIPCLLLGKLSNIYMILMLITTVWLGSLGFADDYIKIFKKDKEGLHGKFKIIGQVGLGLIVGLTLYLSPQAVIRENIEVQKPGQEVEVIHAGQDIKSTQTTIPFFKSNNLDYADFVSFMGKHAQTAGWVLFVIITIFVVTAVSNGANLNDGMDGMAAGNSAIIGLALGILAYVSSHIEYAGYLNIMYIPGSEELVIFICAFIGALIGFLWYNAYPAQVFMGDTGSLTIGGIIAVFAIIIHKELLIPILCGVFLLENLSVILQRFYYKAGKRKGVKQRLFKRTPIHDHFRTSMSLIEPGCTVKFTTPTKLFHESKITVRFWIVTIVLAAITIITLKIR